The following proteins are co-located in the Myroides profundi genome:
- a CDS encoding ExbD/TolR family protein yields MAELNTGGGDKDKKVRSKKQNAGVDLTAMVDLAFLLITFFMLTTSMNKPQSMNLAMPDKSEEAKKEDKTKVDENRTMTVLIGADNKIKWYLGMPNAPLEGPTDSSYGQNGIRKVIMENTKKALAYSQNPEDGLIVIIKASEKSNYRNLVDILDEMAITGTKTYAIVDISDKDLEFLGEK; encoded by the coding sequence ATGGCTGAATTAAATACAGGTGGAGGCGACAAGGATAAAAAAGTAAGAAGTAAAAAGCAGAATGCTGGAGTGGATTTAACTGCGATGGTGGATCTTGCTTTCTTATTGATTACTTTCTTTATGTTGACTACATCAATGAATAAACCGCAGTCGATGAACTTAGCTATGCCAGACAAGTCTGAAGAAGCAAAGAAAGAAGATAAAACGAAAGTAGATGAGAATCGTACGATGACTGTCTTAATCGGAGCGGATAATAAAATAAAATGGTACTTAGGTATGCCTAATGCACCATTAGAAGGACCAACAGATAGTTCATACGGTCAAAACGGGATAAGAAAAGTAATTATGGAGAATACCAAAAAAGCTTTGGCTTATTCTCAAAATCCTGAAGATGGCTTAATTGTAATTATCAAAGCTAGTGAGAAATCAAATTATCGTAATCTAGTAGATATCTTAGACGAAATGGCAATTACAGGTACTAAAACTTATGCTATCGTTGATATCTCTGATAAGGATTTAGAGTTCTTAGGTGAGAAATAG
- a CDS encoding helicase HerA-like domain-containing protein: MNKENFSTNLQQGYSFKGDYITIGAAKLEGEILADHFINIPLKTINRHGLIAGATGTGKTKTIQVLSEQLSAKGIPVLMMDIKGDFSGIAMSGVENDFIKDRHSRMNLPFTPSGFPVELLSISQQNGVRLRATITEFGPILFSRILDLNETQSGIVSLVFKYCDDKQLPLLDLKDFKKTLQYLTNEGKEEIEAEYGRISAASTGAIIRKIIELEQQGADIFFAEPSFDIQDLMRIDENGYGYVNILRLTDIQDKPKLFSTFMLNLLAQVYSQMPEQGDSGQPELVIFIDEAHLIFNEASKTLLNQIETIVKLIRSKGIGIYFITQNPTDIPNGVLAQLGLKIQHALRAFTEKDRKAIKTASENFPSTEYYKTDEIITSMGTGEALVTALNEKGIPTPLAVCTMRAPMSRMDILSDQEINNLITKSSLAKKYNEYFDRESAYEILNAKLEALKQEEQKTKETKTSATKTQQGNSDVTKGIIKVVTSATFIRGAFGILNKILSGGNSKGKRK; the protein is encoded by the coding sequence ATGAATAAAGAAAATTTCAGCACTAATCTCCAACAAGGCTATTCTTTTAAAGGAGATTATATTACTATAGGTGCAGCAAAATTAGAAGGTGAGATTCTAGCCGATCACTTTATCAATATTCCACTCAAAACCATTAATAGACATGGACTTATAGCGGGGGCAACGGGTACTGGTAAAACCAAAACAATACAAGTATTATCTGAGCAACTTTCTGCTAAAGGTATACCTGTTTTAATGATGGACATTAAAGGGGACTTTAGTGGTATAGCAATGAGTGGTGTAGAAAATGACTTTATAAAAGACAGACATTCTAGGATGAACTTGCCTTTTACCCCTTCTGGATTCCCTGTGGAGCTATTATCAATTTCGCAACAAAATGGCGTAAGACTTAGAGCTACCATAACTGAATTTGGTCCAATCTTATTCAGTAGAATACTAGATTTAAATGAAACTCAGTCAGGTATCGTCTCTCTTGTATTTAAATACTGTGATGATAAACAACTTCCTTTACTCGATTTAAAAGACTTTAAAAAGACACTTCAATACTTAACTAACGAAGGAAAAGAAGAAATAGAAGCAGAATATGGTCGTATTTCCGCAGCTTCAACTGGCGCTATTATTCGAAAGATAATAGAATTAGAACAGCAAGGAGCAGATATATTCTTTGCAGAACCTTCTTTTGATATACAGGATTTAATGCGCATTGACGAGAACGGGTATGGGTATGTAAACATTCTACGTCTAACAGATATACAAGACAAGCCTAAACTTTTCTCTACTTTTATGCTAAACCTACTGGCACAAGTTTATTCTCAGATGCCAGAACAAGGAGATAGTGGACAGCCAGAACTAGTAATCTTCATAGATGAAGCACACTTAATATTTAACGAAGCTAGTAAAACACTATTAAATCAAATAGAAACCATCGTTAAGTTAATCCGTTCTAAAGGAATAGGAATTTACTTTATCACACAGAATCCTACTGATATTCCTAATGGTGTACTAGCACAACTAGGTCTAAAAATACAACATGCATTACGCGCATTCACAGAAAAAGATCGCAAAGCAATAAAAACTGCTTCAGAAAATTTCCCTTCTACTGAATATTATAAGACGGATGAGATTATTACTTCTATGGGAACAGGAGAAGCTTTAGTAACTGCTCTAAACGAAAAAGGTATCCCTACCCCACTTGCAGTATGTACTATGCGTGCACCTATGAGTAGAATGGATATTTTATCTGATCAAGAAATAAATAACCTCATAACCAAATCTTCTCTTGCTAAAAAGTACAATGAGTATTTTGACAGAGAAAGTGCTTATGAAATATTAAATGCAAAACTTGAAGCTCTAAAACAAGAAGAGCAAAAGACAAAAGAAACAAAAACAAGTGCTACTAAAACACAACAAGGAAATAGTGATGTTACAAAAGGAATTATTAAAGTTGTAACTAGTGCTACTTTTATAAGAGGCGCTTTTGGTATCTTAAATAAAATATTATCAGGAGGAAACTCTAAGGGTAAACGTAAATAA
- a CDS encoding PstS family phosphate ABC transporter substrate-binding protein: MIKRGFRVLSYVLAFTAFSVVFIQCKKKEVQSTQSNMEIDYKALDETPVSGYTRILVDESVYPIVNEVNEVFMYEYNRVKVDLVKKSEGEVLNMLMNDSIRVAVLPRKLTDLEVEHFKGRVKPKMTHFATDAIVFVTSKVFNDSIVDYQGILNNLKSSSADKSNKKILVFDNINSSIVSSFKEKAGVSEFTKDYAYFAGDTESVIDYVSKNSDAIGVIGLNWLTQPTVELEEKVAQLKVLSVKNAKDSKYYKPSQNNIAEGTYPLTRDLYVVDIQGKSGLGVGYASYIAGYKGQRIVLKSNLVPFKVPPRELNVRKEI, translated from the coding sequence ATGATAAAAAGAGGTTTTAGAGTTTTAAGCTATGTTTTAGCTTTTACTGCATTTTCAGTTGTTTTCATACAATGTAAAAAGAAAGAAGTACAATCTACTCAGAGTAATATGGAGATAGATTATAAAGCATTAGATGAAACACCAGTTTCTGGTTATACACGAATTCTTGTTGATGAATCAGTTTATCCAATAGTGAATGAGGTGAATGAAGTATTTATGTATGAGTATAACAGAGTAAAGGTGGATTTGGTTAAGAAATCTGAAGGAGAAGTATTGAATATGCTAATGAATGATTCGATTCGTGTAGCAGTGTTACCTCGTAAACTTACAGATTTAGAAGTAGAACATTTTAAAGGTAGGGTAAAGCCTAAGATGACTCACTTTGCAACTGATGCAATTGTCTTTGTAACAAGTAAGGTTTTTAATGATAGTATTGTTGATTATCAAGGGATTCTGAATAATTTAAAAAGTAGTTCTGCCGATAAATCAAATAAGAAGATCTTAGTTTTTGATAATATTAATTCTAGTATAGTGTCTTCTTTCAAGGAAAAAGCTGGTGTTAGTGAATTCACAAAGGATTATGCCTATTTTGCTGGTGATACTGAAAGTGTGATTGATTATGTTAGTAAGAATTCTGATGCGATAGGTGTTATTGGTTTGAATTGGCTTACTCAACCAACTGTAGAATTAGAAGAGAAAGTAGCTCAATTAAAAGTACTATCAGTTAAGAATGCTAAGGATAGTAAGTATTATAAGCCATCACAGAATAATATAGCAGAGGGAACATATCCACTTACTAGAGATTTGTATGTAGTGGATATTCAAGGAAAATCTGGTTTAGGTGTTGGATATGCTTCTTATATCGCTGGATATAAGGGACAACGAATTGTTTTGAAATCAAATCTAGTACCATTTAAAGTTCCTCCTAGAGAATTAAACGTGAGAAAAGAAATATAA
- a CDS encoding YkgJ family cysteine cluster protein: MDKTLSQLPKLAKDKHNENKKYFDKLKKKAPKDLDYQMQEIHDNVFKKTDCLSCANCCKTTGPLFTNADIERIAKHLKMKPQQFIDKYLYIDEDRDYVLQSLPCTFLDNENYCMIYEVRPKACREYPHTDRKKFNQISNLTLKNVAICPAAYEVVEEMKRRIILK; the protein is encoded by the coding sequence ATGGATAAAACACTTTCACAACTTCCCAAGTTGGCCAAAGATAAGCATAATGAAAATAAAAAGTATTTTGATAAACTAAAAAAGAAAGCACCTAAAGATTTAGATTATCAAATGCAAGAAATCCATGACAATGTGTTTAAGAAAACAGATTGTTTGAGTTGTGCTAATTGTTGTAAAACAACTGGGCCTCTTTTTACGAATGCGGATATAGAACGTATCGCAAAGCATTTAAAAATGAAACCCCAGCAATTTATAGATAAGTACCTATATATTGATGAGGATCGTGATTATGTCTTACAGAGTCTCCCTTGTACATTTTTAGATAATGAAAATTACTGTATGATATATGAAGTTCGACCTAAAGCTTGTCGTGAATATCCTCACACAGATAGAAAGAAGTTTAATCAAATATCTAATCTTACACTTAAAAATGTAGCGATATGTCCTGCTGCTTATGAAGTAGTAGAGGAGATGAAGAGACGAATTATATTAAAATAA
- a CDS encoding MotA/TolQ/ExbB proton channel family protein, with protein MTKVSNESVEKKGSSSGASRVIASLAVVFCIVFGYIIWKFVMGNPANFENGDPENGHPLPGNFMGMVYKGGIVVAALIGLLTMTVVFSIERFFVISKASGKGNVGKFVQDLQGNINAGRISEAMDACDAQQGSVANVVKAGLIKYEEMKKEGFNSEEATEAIQKEIEEATTLEMPMLERNMIVLATLVSIGTLVGLLGTVTGMIKAFSALATSGTPDSAALATGISEALVCTATGIGTSTLAIVMYNSFTTKIDRLTYSIDEAGFAITQSYRRFKGLVK; from the coding sequence ATGACAAAAGTATCAAACGAATCAGTTGAGAAAAAAGGATCTAGTTCAGGAGCAAGCAGAGTAATTGCATCACTAGCAGTAGTATTTTGTATTGTATTTGGTTACATTATCTGGAAATTTGTAATGGGTAACCCAGCTAACTTTGAAAACGGTGATCCAGAAAACGGACATCCACTACCAGGGAACTTCATGGGAATGGTTTATAAAGGAGGAATTGTAGTAGCGGCGTTAATTGGATTATTAACAATGACTGTAGTTTTCTCAATCGAGAGATTCTTTGTAATTTCTAAAGCATCAGGAAAAGGTAATGTAGGTAAATTCGTACAAGACTTACAAGGAAACATCAATGCTGGAAGAATCAGCGAGGCTATGGATGCATGTGACGCTCAACAAGGGTCAGTAGCTAACGTAGTAAAAGCTGGATTAATCAAGTATGAAGAAATGAAAAAAGAAGGATTCAATAGCGAAGAAGCTACTGAAGCTATTCAAAAAGAGATCGAAGAGGCTACTACATTAGAGATGCCAATGTTAGAAAGAAACATGATCGTATTAGCTACATTAGTATCTATTGGTACGTTAGTAGGATTATTAGGTACAGTAACAGGGATGATTAAAGCGTTCTCAGCTTTAGCAACTTCTGGTACTCCTGACTCAGCAGCATTAGCAACAGGTATTTCTGAGGCGTTAGTATGTACTGCAACAGGTATTGGTACTTCTACATTAGCTATTGTTATGTATAACTCATTTACAACTAAAATTGATAGATTAACTTATTCAATTGACGAAGCAGGATTTGCTATTACTCAATCTTACAGAAGATTCAAAGGTTTAGTAAAGTAA
- a CDS encoding class I SAM-dependent methyltransferase, producing the protein MKDLLGKAILDFQTNNHPQNVITETDISEAEEMDIAYLFRSYKEMPKIEQKALNLAKGRILDVGCGAGTHTFYLQEKGADVKAIDISPNSIEACKLRGIKNVSVQNLLDLSNEKFDTILLLMNGTGIFGRLINTTKYLQHLKSLLNPGGQILIDSSDLIYMFDEDEDGGKWIPMENKDYYGELTFTVEYKGEVDDPLEWLYLDYNTLQNAAHSNGLECELITEGDNCDYLARLSIQ; encoded by the coding sequence ATGAAAGACCTTTTAGGAAAAGCTATTTTAGATTTTCAGACAAATAATCATCCACAGAATGTAATCACCGAAACAGATATCTCTGAAGCAGAAGAAATGGATATTGCTTATCTATTTAGAAGTTATAAAGAGATGCCAAAGATCGAACAAAAGGCTCTTAATCTGGCTAAAGGAAGAATACTTGATGTAGGATGTGGAGCTGGTACTCACACTTTTTATCTACAAGAAAAAGGAGCTGATGTAAAAGCTATAGATATTTCTCCTAACTCTATAGAAGCTTGTAAACTAAGAGGAATCAAAAATGTATCTGTTCAAAACTTACTAGACTTATCAAACGAAAAGTTTGATACTATTCTGTTATTAATGAATGGTACAGGTATCTTCGGAAGATTAATAAATACAACTAAGTACCTACAGCACTTAAAATCTTTATTAAACCCTGGTGGGCAAATACTAATTGATAGTTCTGATTTAATCTATATGTTTGATGAAGACGAAGATGGAGGTAAATGGATACCAATGGAGAACAAAGATTATTATGGTGAATTAACCTTTACTGTTGAATATAAAGGAGAAGTTGATGATCCTCTTGAATGGCTGTATCTTGATTACAACACACTTCAAAACGCAGCTCATAGTAATGGACTAGAATGTGAACTTATTACAGAAGGTGATAACTGTGATTACCTAGCAAGACTAAGTATCCAATAA
- a CDS encoding energy transducer TonB: MSKLNIFKKDWIDIVFEGRNKSYGAYQLRSENPKVTTVALFAGMALFGLAIASPMLIDMAKGTFGVKNVEKYDVPLEIKEIDLPPPVEELPPPPEEVPPPPPPVEEVKNVNDTKKFVEPEVAKKEEVTEKLTNQEELKDADPGVKDAKGDKEKGEIKTGEGTGEADKDKKQEVSGDGDPNKVFVAVQVRAEYPGGMAAFNKQFISRFRTPDIDSGVKRIQVIVQFIVEIDGSLTDIKVARDPGYGAGKEAVRVLKSMPKWKPAIQNNRSVRSQFTLPITIQVQ, encoded by the coding sequence ATGTCAAAATTAAATATCTTTAAAAAAGATTGGATTGATATTGTTTTCGAAGGACGTAACAAATCTTACGGAGCTTATCAATTAAGATCAGAAAACCCAAAGGTTACTACAGTAGCTTTGTTTGCTGGTATGGCTCTTTTTGGATTAGCAATTGCTTCTCCAATGTTGATAGACATGGCAAAAGGTACTTTTGGAGTTAAAAACGTGGAGAAATACGATGTGCCTTTAGAAATTAAGGAGATCGATCTTCCACCACCGGTAGAGGAATTACCTCCACCACCAGAAGAAGTTCCACCTCCACCACCACCAGTAGAGGAAGTGAAGAACGTGAATGATACTAAAAAATTCGTTGAACCTGAAGTAGCGAAAAAAGAGGAAGTAACTGAAAAGTTAACTAATCAAGAAGAACTTAAGGATGCAGATCCAGGAGTGAAAGATGCTAAAGGGGATAAGGAAAAAGGTGAAATCAAAACTGGAGAAGGTACAGGTGAAGCTGATAAAGATAAAAAACAAGAAGTATCTGGAGATGGAGACCCTAATAAGGTATTCGTAGCAGTACAAGTTAGAGCAGAATACCCAGGTGGTATGGCGGCTTTTAACAAACAATTTATCAGTAGATTCAGAACACCAGATATCGATTCAGGAGTGAAAAGAATCCAAGTTATCGTTCAGTTTATTGTCGAGATAGACGGTTCATTAACTGATATTAAAGTTGCTCGTGACCCAGGTTACGGTGCTGGTAAAGAAGCAGTACGTGTACTTAAATCTATGCCAAAATGGAAACCAGCTATTCAAAACAATAGAAGTGTTAGATCACAATTTACATTACCAATTACTATCCAAGTACAATAG
- a CDS encoding 7-carboxy-7-deazaguanine synthase QueE, with the protein MTKDYDKEALDEGRILPLMEEFYTIQGEGFYSGHAAYFIRLGGCDVGCHWCDVKESWDAELHPLTDVQQIVSRASEEANLAVITGGEPLMYNLDVITAELKKAGLQTNIETSGAYELTGDFDWICLSPKKNKLPTQSVYDAANELKVVIYNKHDFIFAEEQAARVNKDALLLLQVEWSKRAEMNPLIVEYVKKNPKWKISVQTHKYLDIP; encoded by the coding sequence ATGACGAAAGATTACGATAAAGAAGCATTAGATGAAGGGAGAATATTACCTCTAATGGAAGAGTTTTATACTATTCAAGGTGAAGGATTTTATTCTGGTCATGCAGCGTATTTTATTAGATTAGGTGGGTGTGATGTTGGATGTCATTGGTGTGATGTAAAAGAGAGTTGGGATGCTGAATTACATCCTTTAACTGATGTTCAGCAGATAGTGTCACGTGCAAGTGAAGAAGCTAATTTAGCTGTTATAACAGGAGGTGAGCCTTTGATGTATAATTTAGATGTGATTACAGCTGAATTGAAGAAAGCGGGTCTACAAACGAATATTGAAACGTCTGGTGCTTATGAATTAACAGGTGATTTCGATTGGATATGTTTATCTCCTAAAAAGAATAAATTACCAACTCAAAGTGTGTATGACGCAGCAAATGAATTAAAAGTTGTGATATACAATAAGCATGACTTCATTTTTGCAGAAGAGCAAGCAGCAAGAGTTAATAAAGATGCACTATTGTTATTACAAGTGGAGTGGAGTAAACGCGCTGAGATGAATCCTCTTATTGTTGAGTATGTAAAGAAAAACCCTAAGTGGAAAATTTCTGTTCAAACACATAAATATTTGGATATTCCTTAA
- a CDS encoding DUF2059 domain-containing protein gives MRKIILAFAMVLVAQFSFAQDAFKADTKKYMDLSGQLKTFELLTKELSLNVEETKRADFEKELKASMVVLVDKMAEMYMTEFSHEDVKQLIQFYESPVGKKLSDKSEVLFEKGQKVGEEWAVGLQGIMMKYMQE, from the coding sequence ATGAGAAAAATAATACTTGCTTTTGCAATGGTATTAGTAGCTCAGTTTTCTTTTGCACAAGATGCATTTAAAGCTGATACTAAAAAGTATATGGATTTAAGCGGACAATTAAAGACGTTTGAATTGTTAACTAAAGAATTGTCATTAAATGTAGAGGAAACTAAACGTGCAGATTTTGAAAAAGAATTAAAAGCAAGCATGGTTGTTTTAGTTGATAAGATGGCAGAGATGTATATGACAGAATTTAGTCATGAAGATGTTAAGCAACTTATACAGTTTTATGAGTCTCCAGTAGGTAAAAAACTTAGTGATAAGAGTGAAGTGCTTTTTGAAAAAGGTCAAAAAGTTGGAGAGGAATGGGCAGTAGGACTACAAGGTATTATGATGAAGTATATGCAAGAATAA
- a CDS encoding LytR/AlgR family response regulator transcription factor produces MKIAIVEDESLASNYLHSLLLRQEHLSIDDIVILSSVKEATAFFLANKVDLIFMDIHLGDGKSLEIFEHIEIKTPIIFITAYDSYAIQVFKQFTIDYILKPFTSEELDDALIKFKEISKQFEIAPTLDSLAKIENGNDSSIKERFLVNNGHKLKSIEKDQIAYFVASGKHLFLYTFDNNSYIYDDTIKDIISKLDSKTFFKINRKYIINIKSVADIIKHNSQKIELKITPNPEDESPILVSKNQILDLKTWLS; encoded by the coding sequence ATGAAAATTGCTATAGTAGAAGACGAAAGCTTAGCTTCAAATTACTTACATTCTTTGCTTTTAAGACAAGAACACCTTTCTATAGATGATATAGTTATCCTATCATCTGTAAAGGAAGCTACCGCCTTCTTTTTAGCAAATAAAGTTGATTTGATTTTCATGGATATCCATTTAGGTGATGGAAAGAGTTTAGAAATATTTGAACATATAGAGATAAAAACACCTATTATCTTTATTACTGCTTATGATTCTTATGCTATACAAGTGTTTAAGCAATTCACGATTGACTATATACTGAAACCATTTACTAGCGAAGAATTAGATGATGCTCTAATTAAGTTTAAAGAGATTAGTAAACAATTTGAGATTGCTCCTACCTTAGACAGTTTAGCTAAAATAGAAAATGGGAATGATTCTTCAATCAAAGAACGTTTTCTAGTAAATAATGGGCATAAATTAAAATCTATAGAAAAAGATCAAATAGCATACTTTGTTGCTTCTGGTAAACATTTATTCCTATATACTTTTGACAACAATTCATACATCTATGATGATACGATAAAAGATATCATTAGTAAACTAGATAGTAAAACCTTCTTCAAAATAAATAGAAAGTATATCATTAATATAAAATCAGTAGCTGATATTATTAAACATAATAGTCAAAAAATAGAACTTAAAATTACTCCAAATCCTGAAGATGAGTCTCCTATTTTAGTAAGTAAAAACCAAATACTAGATCTTAAAACTTGGTTGAGTTAA
- a CDS encoding ExbD/TolR family protein — protein MAKGKMKKKSMRVDMTAMCDVSFLLLTFFVLTSTAKMPEPLPVDTPSSTVQTKLPEVNLATVTIGGEEGSEKVFFGVLGREDRIATLEKMGERYNIEFNDEEKKTFSFLEGVGTPMQDLKSFLNLPPDVRNKVTSNQPGIPTDSVNNQLKDWVQTARVVAKDLNNKVLEVAIKADATVNYPKVKSVMDVMQEQRLNKFYLVTGLRNEDF, from the coding sequence ATGGCAAAAGGTAAAATGAAAAAGAAAAGTATGAGAGTGGATATGACCGCAATGTGTGACGTGTCGTTCCTACTTTTGACTTTCTTCGTATTGACTTCTACTGCTAAAATGCCAGAACCATTACCTGTGGATACTCCATCTTCAACAGTACAAACTAAATTACCAGAGGTGAATTTAGCTACAGTTACTATCGGAGGTGAAGAAGGATCAGAAAAGGTTTTCTTTGGGGTTTTAGGTAGAGAGGATCGTATCGCAACTCTTGAAAAAATGGGAGAGCGTTACAATATAGAATTTAATGATGAAGAGAAAAAGACTTTTTCATTCTTAGAAGGTGTTGGTACACCAATGCAAGATTTGAAAAGTTTCTTAAATCTTCCGCCAGATGTTAGAAATAAAGTTACTTCAAACCAACCTGGGATTCCTACAGATTCTGTAAATAACCAATTAAAGGATTGGGTTCAGACTGCTCGTGTTGTAGCTAAAGACTTGAACAATAAAGTTCTTGAAGTAGCAATTAAAGCTGATGCAACTGTAAACTATCCAAAAGTGAAAAGTGTTATGGATGTTATGCAGGAGCAACGTCTAAACAAATTCTATTTGGTGACAGGTCTAAGAAATGAGGATTTTTAA
- a CDS encoding tetratricopeptide repeat protein has protein sequence MNKRNLKSLLAIALISATSFAQDLETAKKAIQDEQYDKAKAILKSLVESKPNDGKNYYYLGDVFLLEDEVESARSYFEKGIAIKSKGFLNYIGLGQLALEENNVPVAKENLDKALNSIRKKDYDEKLLVASAYISSENKLPKEAIAIAQDVINADYTNANAYNILGKAYLAENNFNEAFSAFRNAISYDESLLDAKLQLAIITKRGRGFAEAIKACEEILAVNPNYAPALREIADSYYLWSVQDSSKKEQNMVKAEEYFQKYISASDNSIEARMKYADFLLVTGEYTKLESLANSLKNEEGVNNRIFRYLGYAGYHNANYAVAVEGLEKYISKAKKTIGRDHLYLGVSYLNIAKENNGYYAKGIESLKQAIKVDPEVAEEFHALGLELFRKNNLKEAIDVFVISGAIKGQSNYVYDNYYAGYCYYVLGRDDESGNNEQALKEADKYFAIAIEGDAKLAEAYFFKARANRLLKDDEAYKKVYEAYSGFIKQLTEAGTLDKADNKDRVIEAYTSLATYHANQEENAESIKFFNKVLELDPQNEFAKSTIKVLQ, from the coding sequence ATGAATAAAAGAAATCTAAAATCATTACTTGCAATAGCTCTAATTAGCGCTACAAGCTTTGCTCAAGACTTAGAAACAGCGAAGAAGGCTATTCAGGATGAACAATATGATAAAGCAAAGGCTATTTTAAAGTCTTTAGTTGAAAGTAAACCTAATGATGGTAAGAACTACTATTATTTAGGGGATGTGTTCTTACTAGAAGATGAAGTAGAATCTGCTCGCTCTTATTTTGAGAAGGGTATAGCAATTAAGAGTAAAGGTTTCCTTAATTATATAGGATTAGGACAATTAGCCTTGGAAGAAAACAACGTGCCTGTAGCTAAAGAAAATTTAGATAAGGCTTTAAATAGTATTCGAAAAAAGGACTATGATGAAAAGTTATTAGTTGCTTCAGCTTATATTTCTTCAGAGAATAAATTACCAAAAGAAGCAATTGCAATAGCTCAGGATGTTATTAACGCAGATTACACTAATGCAAACGCATATAATATTTTAGGTAAGGCTTATTTAGCTGAGAATAACTTTAATGAGGCTTTCTCTGCATTTAGAAATGCAATATCATATGATGAGTCATTGTTAGATGCTAAATTACAATTGGCTATTATCACTAAAAGAGGACGTGGTTTTGCTGAGGCTATAAAAGCATGTGAAGAAATTTTAGCTGTTAATCCAAATTATGCTCCTGCATTAAGAGAAATTGCTGATAGTTACTATTTATGGTCAGTTCAGGATAGTTCTAAGAAAGAGCAAAATATGGTCAAAGCTGAAGAGTATTTTCAAAAGTATATCAGTGCTTCAGATAACTCTATTGAGGCAAGAATGAAGTATGCTGATTTTCTTTTGGTAACAGGAGAGTATACAAAATTGGAAAGCTTAGCTAATTCTCTTAAAAATGAAGAAGGAGTAAATAACCGTATTTTTAGATACTTAGGTTATGCTGGATATCATAATGCTAATTATGCTGTAGCTGTAGAAGGTTTAGAAAAGTATATTTCAAAAGCAAAAAAAACTATTGGTAGAGATCATCTATATTTAGGTGTTAGTTACTTGAATATCGCTAAGGAGAACAATGGATATTATGCTAAAGGCATAGAAAGTTTAAAACAAGCTATTAAAGTTGACCCTGAAGTAGCAGAAGAATTCCATGCATTAGGCCTAGAATTATTCAGAAAGAATAATCTAAAAGAAGCTATTGATGTATTTGTGATTTCAGGAGCTATTAAAGGACAAAGCAACTATGTCTATGATAATTATTACGCAGGATATTGTTATTATGTATTAGGAAGAGATGATGAAAGTGGTAATAATGAGCAAGCTTTAAAAGAAGCAGATAAATATTTTGCAATAGCAATTGAAGGTGATGCTAAGTTAGCAGAAGCTTATTTCTTTAAAGCTAGAGCTAATCGTCTTCTGAAAGATGATGAGGCTTATAAGAAAGTATATGAAGCGTATTCTGGTTTTATTAAACAACTTACAGAAGCAGGTACTTTAGATAAAGCTGATAATAAAGACAGAGTAATTGAAGCTTATACTTCTTTAGCTACTTATCATGCGAATCAAGAAGAAAATGCTGAGTCTATCAAGTTCTTTAATAAAGTATTAGAGTTGGATCCTCAAAATGAGTTTGCAAAGAGTACTATTAAAGTATTACAATAA